Within the SAR202 cluster bacterium genome, the region AACAGGTCGATTAATGTCATTGCCACAACCTTGGCCGGGGTGATTACGGCCTGCTCGTAGTCCTGCACCACGTAGTCGTCGCCGTGCCCGTTACCGGCGAAGCCGCTGGAGTACGGGTGAATGACCGGCATGATATGGCTGAGGTCGCCCATGTCGGTCGAGCCGCCTCCACGCACGGCATCGCTGGACAACCATGCGAGCCGGGACTTGCCCACAAGGCGTCCGGCGTTTTCGGCGAACACCGTCGCAAGTGGGTCGTTGCTCAGCATCGGCAGGTATCCGGGGATGGTCACGATTTCGACCTTCGCCCCCAGGGCCAGCGCACCGGCTTTCAGGCAGCGGTCCACCTTGGCGCCGGCATCTGCGATTGCTTCGACTGTCGCGCCTCGTACCCGGCCCTCGTATCGCACGTCTGCGGGCGTTGAGTTTGTGGAGACGCCTGCGGTAGTCAGAATCCCGTGTAGACGCACGACGTCGTCGTCGCGGAACGTCTCTCGTTGCGTGTTAACGGCGTGGAGTCCGACCATTGCCGCCTGCAGGGCGTTCACTCCCAGGTGCGGAGCGACACCCGCGTGCGACGCCTTGCCGATGTACTTCACGTACTTGACTACGTGGCCGTTGCTGGTGCCTCCCACGGTAAAGCGGGTATCGTCCGGCGAGGCCGATGTGTGCACCAGCAAAGCCATGTCCACGTCGTCGAACGCGCCGAGCCTTATCATCTCCTGCTTTCCCGACATGAAGCCCAGCCTGCCTTGCCGGTAAAGGGCAAGGCGCTGCTCGACGTCTATGAACTCCTCCGCAGGCACGCCCATCAGGGCGATTGCGCCGCTCAGCTCGCGGAGCACCTCCGGCGCCATGAGGCCGACGGCCGCGCCGAGCATGACGGCCGGCTGGCAGTTGTGGCCGCACGCGTGGGCCGCTCCGGTGACGGGGTCGCTATGCGGGTGGCCCAGCACGCGCACCGAGTCCATTTCGCCGATTACGGCGACAGTTGGGCCGGAGTTACCGCCTCTCACGACGCCCTTCAGGCCGGTGATGGCGATGTTTTGAGTGTGGCGAACGCCGATCTCATCCAGCCGCCGAGAGATCACTTGCGAAGTGCGAATCTCGTTGAAGCCCGTCTCGGGTGTTCTGAGAATCTCTTCTGCAATGTTGATAATCCAATCTCGCTGCCGGTCTATCGCCGCCTGGGCCAGGGCTTTGAGAATATCAATGTGCAAGTGTCTGTCCCGTCCTTGAGCTCATTCCGT harbors:
- a CDS encoding amidohydrolase gives rise to the protein MHIDILKALAQAAIDRQRDWIINIAEEILRTPETGFNEIRTSQVISRRLDEIGVRHTQNIAITGLKGVVRGGNSGPTVAVIGEMDSVRVLGHPHSDPVTGAAHACGHNCQPAVMLGAAVGLMAPEVLRELSGAIALMGVPAEEFIDVEQRLALYRQGRLGFMSGKQEMIRLGAFDDVDMALLVHTSASPDDTRFTVGGTSNGHVVKYVKYIGKASHAGVAPHLGVNALQAAMVGLHAVNTQRETFRDDDVVRLHGILTTAGVSTNSTPADVRYEGRVRGATVEAIADAGAKVDRCLKAGALALGAKVEIVTIPGYLPMLSNDPLATVFAENAGRLVGKSRLAWLSSDAVRGGGSTDMGDLSHIMPVIHPYSSGFAGNGHGDDYVVQDYEQAVITPAKVVAMTLIDLLSENAAKAREVVSRTRPRMTRPQYIALQQGRLKEEYYVGQ